One stretch of Miscanthus floridulus cultivar M001 chromosome 18, ASM1932011v1, whole genome shotgun sequence DNA includes these proteins:
- the LOC136520947 gene encoding probable galacturonosyltransferase 3 isoform X2 — MCLPPDQRCRSGSSRVTEPTMGLARTALAAASYRMWTKLKRRLRTLTSMAGSSCSKSPPENSLRQQEAARDRLLASGSETTNLSSTETLATTNVDPIKLRRQVFRRTRKERRVQELLQMDKKVELDMRNAAINSSSNFNNKVRGSYNIWRPEFRFINTDSTLRLMKDQIIMAKLYATLALSQKEPDMYALLMKCIKESQTAIGDALIDSELDSSALERAKAMGHVLSSARDVLYSSGEVSRKLRVMLQSTELNIDAVKKQNSFLVQHAAKTVPIPLHCLHMQLTTDYYFRDDVTKEHFDDDALKAEQYKEKLEDRSLYHYAIFSDNVLAASVVVRSTVTNANEPEKHVFHIVTDRLNFAAMKMWFITHPPQLATVHVENMDNFKWLNSSYCSVLRQLESARLKEYYFKAHNPSSLSDGNENLKYRNPKYLSMLNHLRFYMPEIHPKLEKILFLDDDVVVQKDLTSLWDIDLKGMVNGAVETCKESFHRFDTYLNFSHPKISENFDPHACGWAFGMNMFDLKEWKKRNITGIYHYWQDLNEDRKLWKLGTLPPGLITFYNLTYPLNRTWHVLGLGYDPAVDIAEIDNAAVVHYNGNYKPWLDLAISKYKTYWSKYVDVDNSHVQHCYEGKQ, encoded by the exons ATGTGCCTGCCACCAGATCAGCGGTGTCGCAGTGGCTCTTCTCGGGTCACCGAGC CGACCATGGGACTCGCGAGAACTGCCCTGGCTGCAGCAAGTTACAG GATGTGGACAAAGCTGAAAAGACGATTGCGTACACTGACCAGCATGGCCGGATCAAGCTGTTCAAAATCACCGCCAGAGAATTCG TTGCGCCAGCAAGAGGCTGCCAGGGATCGTCTACTCGCCAGTGGATCAGAAACCACCAATCTTTCAAGTACTGAAACTCTGGCTACTACAAATGTCGATCCGATTAAATTAAGGCGACAG GTATTTCGACGCACAAGAAAGGAGCGGAGGGTTCAGGAGCTGCTTCAGATGGATAAGAAGGTTGAACTTGACATGAGGAATGCAGCAATAAATAGCTCAAGCAACTTTAATAATAAAGTTAGAGGCAGCTACAACATATGGAGGCCGGAGTTCCGCTTTATTAATACAGATTCAACACTAAGGCTCATGAAAGATCAGATAATAATGGCCAAGTTATATGCCACTCTTGCACTCTCCCAGAAGGAACCAGACATGTATGCCTTGCTCATGAAGTGCATAAAAGAAAGCCAAACAGCTATCGGGGATGCACTTATTGACAGTGAACTCGATTCTAG TGCCTTAGAGAGAGCAAAAGCAATGGGGCATGTGCTGTCTTCGGCTAGAGATGTTCTGTACAGCTCGGGTGAAGTGTCAAGAAAATTGCGTGTTATGTTGCAGTCAACGGAACTAAATATCGATGCAGTAAAGAAACAGAACTCATTTCTGGTTCAGCATGCTGCGAAGACTGTCCCCATTCCCTTGCACTGTCTACATATGCAGCTGACAACTGATTATTATTTTCGTGATGATGTGACCAAGGAGCATTTTgatgatgatgctttgaaggcgGAACAATATAAAGAAAAGCTTGAGGACCGGTCACTCTATCACTATGCTATATTTTCTGATAACGTGCTTGCAGCCTCAGTAGTTGTCAGATCAACTGTGACAAATGCCAATGAACCAGAGAAGCACGTGTTCCACATTGTCACTGATAGACTTAATTTTGCAGCCATGAAGATGTGGTTCATTACTCATCCTCCTCAACTGGCAACTGTTCATGTGGAGAACATGGACAATTTCAAATGGCTTAATTCGTCATACTGTTCTGTTCTTCGGCAACTGGAGTCAGCTCGCCTCAAAGAATATTACTTCAAAGCACACAATCCATCATCACTCTCTGATGGAAACGAGAATCTGAAATACAGGAACCCAAAATATCTGTCCATGCTCAACCATTTGAGATTCTACATGCCAGAAATTCACCCAAAGCTTGAGAAGATACTGTTTCTTGATGATGATGTTGTTGTACAGAAGGATTTGACATCCCTTTGGGATATTGATCTTAAAGGGATGGTAAATGGCGCTGTGGAAACCTGTAAAGAGAGTTTCCATCGCTTTGATACTTATCTCAACTTCTCACACCCAAAGATCTCAGAGAACTTTGATCCACATGCTTGTGGGTGGGCTTTCGGAATGAACATGTTTGACCTCAAGGAGTGGAAGAAGCGAAATATCACTGGAATATACCATTATTGGCAAGATTTG AATGAGGATCGTAAGCTGTGGAAGCTGGGTACATTGCCTCCAGGTTTAATTACTTTCTACAACCTGACATACCCGTTGAATCGTACTTGGCATGTCTTGGGCCTGGGCTATGATCCAGCTGTTGACATTGCTGAGATTGATAATGCTGCAGTAGTTCATTACAATGGGAATTATAAGCCCTGGCTTGACCTTGCCATTTCCAAGTACAAGACATACTGGTCCAAGTATGTAGATGTTGACAACTCGCATGTTCAGCATTGCTACGAAGGCAAACAATGA
- the LOC136521132 gene encoding probable serine/threonine-protein kinase PIX13 yields the protein MGNCASAIDAFVQRGNRASPSPSPAATPGVSASRRTSSSATTGNLSTLSSTSTFMPSTVSGVIVDDDYPEGQILESPNLKIYTFAELKSATKNFRPETVLGEGGFGKVYKGWVDEKTLNPSKASTGIMVAVKKLNPESVQGMEQWQSEVNFLGRISHPNLVKLLGYSMDDNELLLVYEFMSKGSLENHLFRRGAVYEPLPWSLRLKILIGAARGLAFLHSSERQIIYRDFKASNILLDSHFNAKLSDFGLAKHGPDGGESHVTTRVMGTYGYAAPEYVSTGHLYVKSDVYGFGVVLLEMISGLRALDPSRQREKVNLVNWARPLLSDRRKLSQLMDSGLEGQYNPKGALLAAQLTLKCLNGDPKSRPSMKEVVEALEKIESVKSRVREPRNSSSSSRRGQVQSPRSDSTRNNSSSRGR from the exons ATGGGGAACTGCGCCAGCGCCATCGACGCCTTCGTCCAGCGCGGCAACagggcgtcgccgtcgccgtcgccggccgCTACTCCTG GAGTGTCTGCATCGAGGAGGACTAGTAGCTCTGCCACTACCGGGAACCTGTCAACGCTTAGCAGCACCAGCACCTTCATGCCGTCCACAGTTAGTGGTGTCATCGTCGACGACGATTACCCAGAGGGCCAGATTCTTGAGTCTCCCAACCTCAAGATTTACACCTTCGCGGAACTCAAGAGCGCCACCAAGAACTTCAGGCCTGAGACAGTGCTTGGGGAGGGTGGATTCGGCAAGGTTTACAAGGGATGGGTTGATGAGAAGACCCTGAACCCGTCAAAGGCTAGCACTGGCATCATGGTTGCCGTCAAGAAGCTCAATCCTGAGAGCGTGCAGGGAATGGAACAATGGCAG TCTGAAGTCAATTTCCTTGGGAGGATTTCGCATCCCAATCTCGTCAAACTCTTGGGCTATTCCATGGATGACAACGAGCTACTACTCGTGTACGAGTTCATGTCAAAGGGGAGCTTGGAGAACCACCTGTTCCGAA GAGGGGCGGTTTACGAGCCGCTGCCTTGGAGCCTCAGGCTGAAGATTCTCATCGGTGCAGCTCGTGGCCTCGCATTTCTTCATTCATCAGAAAGGCAGATCATCTACAGGGACTTCAAGGCTTCCAACATCTTACTGGATTCG CACTTCAATGCGAAGCTCTCAGATTTCGGATTAGCCAAGCATGGTCCAGATGGCGGGGAGTCTCATGTGACAACAAGAGTCATGGGAACCTATGGCTATGCAGCTCCAGAGTATGTTTCTACCG GCCACCTGTATGTGAAGAGTGATGTGTATGGCTTTGGCGTTGTACTGCTGGAGATGATCTCTGGCCTGAGGGCGTTGGACCCGAGCCGCCAGAGAGAGAAGGTGAACTTGGTAAACTGGGCAAGGCCATTGTTGTCTGACCGGAGGAAGCTTAGCCAGCTGATGGACAGTGGGCTGGAGGGGCAGTACAATCCCAAAGGAGCCCTCCTGGCTGCTCAGCTGACCCTCAAGTGCCTGAACGGTGACCCAAAGAGCAGGCCATCCATGAAGGAAGTGGTGGAGGCACTGGAGAAGATCGAGTCTGTGAAGAGCAGGGTGAGGGAGCCCAGGAACAGCTCCTCGTCCTCGCGTCGTGGCCAGGTGCAGTCCCCTAGGAGTGACAGCACTAGGAACAACTCCAGCTCCAGGGGCAGGTAG
- the LOC136520947 gene encoding probable galacturonosyltransferase 3 isoform X1, translating to MASSSSSASSAAAAAAYPRTTLRLRRRPGLLALLLILLCFLSFQVVIHVPATRSAVSQWLFSGHRADHGTRENCPGCSKLQDVDKAEKTIAYTDQHGRIKLFKITAREFGSSSIWENPWLPRDSQPVAGTLRQQEAARDRLLASGSETTNLSSTETLATTNVDPIKLRRQVFRRTRKERRVQELLQMDKKVELDMRNAAINSSSNFNNKVRGSYNIWRPEFRFINTDSTLRLMKDQIIMAKLYATLALSQKEPDMYALLMKCIKESQTAIGDALIDSELDSSALERAKAMGHVLSSARDVLYSSGEVSRKLRVMLQSTELNIDAVKKQNSFLVQHAAKTVPIPLHCLHMQLTTDYYFRDDVTKEHFDDDALKAEQYKEKLEDRSLYHYAIFSDNVLAASVVVRSTVTNANEPEKHVFHIVTDRLNFAAMKMWFITHPPQLATVHVENMDNFKWLNSSYCSVLRQLESARLKEYYFKAHNPSSLSDGNENLKYRNPKYLSMLNHLRFYMPEIHPKLEKILFLDDDVVVQKDLTSLWDIDLKGMVNGAVETCKESFHRFDTYLNFSHPKISENFDPHACGWAFGMNMFDLKEWKKRNITGIYHYWQDLNEDRKLWKLGTLPPGLITFYNLTYPLNRTWHVLGLGYDPAVDIAEIDNAAVVHYNGNYKPWLDLAISKYKTYWSKYVDVDNSHVQHCYEGKQ from the exons atggcgtcctcctcctcctccgcctcgtcggcggcggccgcggcagcGTATCCCAGAACCACGCTCCGATTGCGGCGGCGCCCGGGCCTGCTagccctcctcctcatcctcctctgcttCCTCTCCTTCCAG GTCGTGATCCATGTGCCTGCCACCAGATCAGCGGTGTCGCAGTGGCTCTTCTCGGGTCACCGAGC CGACCATGGGACTCGCGAGAACTGCCCTGGCTGCAGCAAGTTACAG GATGTGGACAAAGCTGAAAAGACGATTGCGTACACTGACCAGCATGGCCGGATCAAGCTGTTCAAAATCACCGCCAGAGAATTCGGTTCGTCCTCTATCTGGGAGAACCCTTGGTTGCCCAGAGATAGCCAGCCGGTAGCCGGAACA TTGCGCCAGCAAGAGGCTGCCAGGGATCGTCTACTCGCCAGTGGATCAGAAACCACCAATCTTTCAAGTACTGAAACTCTGGCTACTACAAATGTCGATCCGATTAAATTAAGGCGACAG GTATTTCGACGCACAAGAAAGGAGCGGAGGGTTCAGGAGCTGCTTCAGATGGATAAGAAGGTTGAACTTGACATGAGGAATGCAGCAATAAATAGCTCAAGCAACTTTAATAATAAAGTTAGAGGCAGCTACAACATATGGAGGCCGGAGTTCCGCTTTATTAATACAGATTCAACACTAAGGCTCATGAAAGATCAGATAATAATGGCCAAGTTATATGCCACTCTTGCACTCTCCCAGAAGGAACCAGACATGTATGCCTTGCTCATGAAGTGCATAAAAGAAAGCCAAACAGCTATCGGGGATGCACTTATTGACAGTGAACTCGATTCTAG TGCCTTAGAGAGAGCAAAAGCAATGGGGCATGTGCTGTCTTCGGCTAGAGATGTTCTGTACAGCTCGGGTGAAGTGTCAAGAAAATTGCGTGTTATGTTGCAGTCAACGGAACTAAATATCGATGCAGTAAAGAAACAGAACTCATTTCTGGTTCAGCATGCTGCGAAGACTGTCCCCATTCCCTTGCACTGTCTACATATGCAGCTGACAACTGATTATTATTTTCGTGATGATGTGACCAAGGAGCATTTTgatgatgatgctttgaaggcgGAACAATATAAAGAAAAGCTTGAGGACCGGTCACTCTATCACTATGCTATATTTTCTGATAACGTGCTTGCAGCCTCAGTAGTTGTCAGATCAACTGTGACAAATGCCAATGAACCAGAGAAGCACGTGTTCCACATTGTCACTGATAGACTTAATTTTGCAGCCATGAAGATGTGGTTCATTACTCATCCTCCTCAACTGGCAACTGTTCATGTGGAGAACATGGACAATTTCAAATGGCTTAATTCGTCATACTGTTCTGTTCTTCGGCAACTGGAGTCAGCTCGCCTCAAAGAATATTACTTCAAAGCACACAATCCATCATCACTCTCTGATGGAAACGAGAATCTGAAATACAGGAACCCAAAATATCTGTCCATGCTCAACCATTTGAGATTCTACATGCCAGAAATTCACCCAAAGCTTGAGAAGATACTGTTTCTTGATGATGATGTTGTTGTACAGAAGGATTTGACATCCCTTTGGGATATTGATCTTAAAGGGATGGTAAATGGCGCTGTGGAAACCTGTAAAGAGAGTTTCCATCGCTTTGATACTTATCTCAACTTCTCACACCCAAAGATCTCAGAGAACTTTGATCCACATGCTTGTGGGTGGGCTTTCGGAATGAACATGTTTGACCTCAAGGAGTGGAAGAAGCGAAATATCACTGGAATATACCATTATTGGCAAGATTTG AATGAGGATCGTAAGCTGTGGAAGCTGGGTACATTGCCTCCAGGTTTAATTACTTTCTACAACCTGACATACCCGTTGAATCGTACTTGGCATGTCTTGGGCCTGGGCTATGATCCAGCTGTTGACATTGCTGAGATTGATAATGCTGCAGTAGTTCATTACAATGGGAATTATAAGCCCTGGCTTGACCTTGCCATTTCCAAGTACAAGACATACTGGTCCAAGTATGTAGATGTTGACAACTCGCATGTTCAGCATTGCTACGAAGGCAAACAATGA